Genomic segment of Streptosporangium sp. NBC_01755:
TGGACATGCTCGACCAGATGTACGACGAGTGGGGGGTCGGCACAGATCTTCCGGTGGTCTTTGACTCCGGTTACGGTGATTGCACCGCTTTCCGGCTGGGATTGCAGGACCGTGGCCTGTCGTATGTGGCGGCCGTCTCCGAGGATCTGTCGGCCTTCCCCGGGGAGGCGCTGCCCGAGCTGCCGGAATACAGCGGTCAAGGGCGTCGGCCGAGGCCGCGTTATCGAGATAAGCCCTCTAATCTGCGCAACCTCGCGCTGGCGGCGGGCCGCGGGAATCTCCGGCGGGTCACCTGGCGGCGGGGCACCAGAAAGACCAGCGGCAATCCAGGCGCGAAAATGCGATCACGGTTCATGGTCCTGCCGGTTCGCCTGGCCAACAAAGACATCCCCCGCGGTGCCGATGGCAGCGTTCCCGAGCGTTTGCTGCTGGTGGAATGGCCGGCGGGTGAAGCCGAACCCACCGGCTACTGGATCACCGATCTTCCCGCCGGGATTTCGCTGCGTGAAATCGTGCGGCTTGCCAAGATCCGATGGCGGATCGAGCACGACTACCGGGAACTCAACACCGGCCTTGGCCTCAAGCACTTCGAGGGGCGTAGTTTCTTCGGCTGGCACCGCCATGTGACCTTGGCCGCCCTGGCTCAGGCGTTCTGCACCGAACTGCGACTGGACCCAAAAGCCCCTGCGCCGGCCTGACCTTGTACCAGGTCCTCGGCGAACTCCAGACTTTACTCGCCACATGGACCGGCGCTTGCCACGTATGCCATCAAACATATTCATTCCATAACACTTCGTAACCTAACGAAGTACTACTAGCTGTCTCGAAAAAACGCGACATAGGATCCTGCACCATGCGCGTGTACCTCGGCCTCGCGGCCAAACACCCGGTAGCCGGAATACCGGAGACGATGCTGCGTCGTGTCAGGGGCGCGATCGACAGCGCGTTCCCCGTACCGCCGGAGGTCATCAGGTCACGCGAGTGGCACCGCCCCGGCGTCACCCTGTTCGCCTGGACCAACGAGCCTGACGACTCGCGGCAGCCCCCGCCGCTGGTGACCGGGCACGACCGGGTGACCGGGGTGAACGGCTACCTGGCCGCACCGGACGAGGTGAACCGGCTGGCGGGCATGACCACACTGGACACCGAGACGGTCGGCGGGTGCTTCTCGGTGTTCCGGGCGACGGAGGACGAGCTGTCGGCCGCCACCGCGATCCACCGGGTCTGCCCGGTCTACCACGCCGAGACACCCGACGTACACGTGATCGGCAGCCGGGCACTCCTGGTCCACCTCGCCTGCGGCGAGCGCGTCGACTGGGACGTGCTCGCGCTGCAGTCGATGGTCCGGCAGGGATACTTCCTGTCCGACGAGACGCCCTACCTCGGGGTGAGCGCGCTACCGCCGTCCTCGTCGGTGACCATCAGGGGCGGCGCCCGTACGATCACCACGACCCCGCTCCCGACGGCCGTGCCGGTTCCGGAGTCGCGCAGGCGGAAGAAGGAGCTCGTCGGAGAGCTGGCCGACGCGCTACTGGTCACCGTGGAGCCGCTGCGCGCGGCCGGTGAACCGGTGAACCTCGCGCTCACCGGTGGCAGGGACAGCCGCCTGATCGCCGCGGTGCTGCACGCGGCCGGCATCCCGCTGCGCGCGACCACCAACGGCCTGGACACCCACCCCGACGTGATCCTCTCCAGGCGCGTCGCCAGGGCACTCCGCATCGAGCACACGGTCATCCCTCCGGCCCGCGCCGAGAAGAAGGACGCGATCGTCGTCGAGCACCCGCTCGCGCGGGCCTACGAGACGTTGCGCACCTGCGAGGGGATGACATCGGCGTACGAGTCGGTCGTCGGCTACCTCCCCTACAGCGCCAGGCCGACCATGTCCGGGCAGAGCGGCGAGATCCTGCGAGCCGGCGGCCTGCTGCTGCTCCAGTCCGACCTGGGGGAGAAAGCGCTGCGTCGCCGGGTGGACGTGACCTTCCTGCGGGATCCGGCGCTGTTCAGCGAGGCGGCCAACGAGCACGCCCGCGAACTGGCCGGGCCGTGGCGAGAGCGGGCTCCGCTTGAGGCGCTCGACCACATGTACGTCACCTACAAGGTCGGCCGCTGGCACGCGGGGTCGCGGGCGGGTTCGCTGCGCCGGGGCGACCAGATCTGGCCGTTCCTCGACAACCGGGTGGTCCGCGCCGCGCTGGGCCTCGACCAGACCTGGCGGCTGTCGGAGGAGGTCATCTACGAGCTCCTCGGCGTCCTGGCCCCGTCGCTCGGGGACATCCCGATCGAGGGCAAGCCGTGGCGGTTCACCACCGGGAAGCGGTACTACCCCTGGCAGCGCAGACCACAGGTGCTGACCGCGCCGAAAACCGGCGGCGGTGGCTGGAACTGGCGGACCAGCCCCGGCGCGGAGCTGACCGGCCTGATGCGTGACCACGTCCTGGGCCGCCTCGACCTGCTGACGCCCATCGTCAACCCCGACGAGGTTCGCACGCTGTTCGCCGAACCCGTCCTCAAGAAGCCCAACCAGGCCTGGCATCTCTACACGGTGGCCACCATGCTGGGTGGAGACTATCCCGGCAAGGAGCCGAAGGGCCTGCCCAGGATCCACATCCCCATCCCGTCCTGACCTCCTCCCCACGGCTGAAGCCGGGGAAGACCACGCTTTACCGACGCCGTTCCCCGACTCGTTTTCGATCTTCGCGACCCGCGTGTCCGGTGCCGGGCAATGCGCACCTCCCACTCGGGCTATCGCCGGGCGTTCCGCGCCCCGGTGTCGCCCTGCCACGCGAGCCCACCTTCCACCTCCGTCTCGTAATCATAAAAACTTCGCCCCATTCGGGCCGAGAATCTCCCAGCCGCGCATATCGCGCAACGTCACGCGTACGACGCACGAAGATCATGTATGACGGACACTTCTCAACGATGGAGCGTATTCCGCGAGCGAGCGTTTTCAACGACGACGACGACGGCTCCGACCTCGACTCACAGCCGGTTCTGGACGGCGTCGAGAGCTACGTCCAACCACAGTCCAGCCACCCTATTATCCGACTTTGGTGAATATGATTCACTTATCCAATTAATTAGCACAACAAGTATATTGAGCTTTTATGTGGTGCTTCAATTTTACGGAAAGCAAAGAAACGCGCACCCCTTATCAAGCTTCCACGCCTGATTCGACCGACGCTTCTCCCACCACCCCTTAAGCTTCCCAAGAATGGTCGCAAAGCGTTTTCTCTGAATGCAACAGGAGAGACAACGCACGTGTCTATTTTCATGAAACGGACCCTTGCGGGCGGCGCGCTCGCCGGGGCCGTCCTTCTTCTGCACTCCCCTGTCCCAGTTTCAGCTGATTCGCAACTTCCGACTTCGGCGCAGGCTCGTCACGAGATCATCGAATCCGCCAGGGGGGCACAGGTTGACCCCTGTCTTCTGGCGATTTCCACTATTTGCACGAACTTCGTCTCCATCCCCGGACTAGTCACCGCACGCGACGTCTCCAGCACCAAGGCAATCATCCAGGGTGCGTTGCAGCCGACCACGAGTGGTTCGGCTTACATCCCGCTGTGCAAGTGGCTGGGCCTGCCGACCTTCCTGTGCCGGATTCCTGATGGAGTCCAGGGCCCTGCTGGACCCGTAGGCCCCAGAGGCCCGGTGGGGCCACGAGGTCCCGCTGGCGCAACCGGACCTGAGGGACCTGAGGGGCCTGAAGGACCGACAGGACCGCAAGGACCCGCAGGACCCGCGGGAGCTGACGGCGCACCCGGACCCGAAGGACCACAAGGACCCGAAGGACCGCAAGGACCCGCGGGAGCTGACGGCGCACCCGGACCGGCAGGCGCCGACGGCGCACCCGGACCGGCAGGCGCCGACGGCGCACCCGGACCGGCAGGCGCCGACGGCGCACCCGGACCGGCAGGCGCCGACGGCGCACCCGGACCGGCAGGCGCCGACGGCGCACCCGGACCGGCAGGCGCCGACGGCGCACCCGGACCGGCAGGCGCCGACGGCGCACCCGGACCGGCAGGCGCCGACGGCGCACCCGGACCGGCAGGCGCCGACGGCGCACCCGGACCGGCAGGCGCTGACGGCGCACCCGGACCGGCAGGCGCTGACGGCGCACCCGGACCGGCAGGCGCTGACGGCGCACCCGGACCCGAAGGACCACAAGGACCGGCAGGCGCCGACGGCGCACCCGGACCCGCGGGAGCTGACGGCGCACCCGGACCGGCAGGCGCTGATGGCGCACCCGGACCCGAAGGACCACAAGGACCGGCAGGCGCCGACGGCGCACCCGGACCCGCGGGAGCTGACGGCGCACCCGGACCGGCAGGCGCTGACGGCGCACCCGGACCCGAAGGACCACAAGGACCGGCAGGCGCCGACGGCGCACCCGGACCCGCGGGAGCTGACGGCGCACCCGGACCGGCAGGCGCTGACGGCGCACCCGGACCGGCAGGCGCCGACGGCGCACCCGGACCGGCAGGCGCCGACGGCGCACCCGGACCCGAAGGACCCGCAGGACCACAAGGACCGGCAGGACCGCAAGGACCCGAAGGACCGCAAGGACCCGCGGGAGCCGACGGCGCACCCGGACCGGCAGGCGCCGACGGCGCACCCGGACCCGCGGGAGCTGACGGCGCACCCGGACCGGCAGGCGCTGACGGCGCACCCGGACCGGCAGGCGCCGACGGCGCACCCGGACCGGCAGGCGCCGACGGCGCACCCGGACCCGAAGGACCCGCAGGACCACAAGGACCGGCAGGACCGCAAGGACCCGAAGGACCGCAAGGACCCGCGGGAGCCGACGGCGCACCCGGACCGGCAGGCGCCGACGGCGCACCCGGACCCGCGGGAGCTGACGGCGCACCCGGACCCGAAGGACCCGCAGGACCACAAGGACCCGAAGGACCGCAAGGACCCGCGGGAGCCGACGGCGCACCCGGACCGGCAGGCGCCGACGGCGCATCCGGACCCGCGGGAGCTGACGGCGCACCCGGACCGGCAGGCGCCGACGGCGCACCCGGACCGGCAGGCGCTGATGGCGCACCCGGACCCGAAGGACCACAAGGACCGGCAGGCGCCGACGGCGCACCCGGCCCCGAAGGACCCGCAGGACCACAAGGACCCGAAGGACCGCAAGGACCCGAAGGACCGCAAGGACCCGCGGGAGCCGACGGCGCACCCGGACCGGCAGGCGCCGACGGCGCACCCGGACCCGAAGGACCCGCAGGACCACAAGGACCCGAAGGACCGCAAGGACCCGAAGGACCGCAAGGACCCGCGGGAGCCGACGGCGCACCCGGACCGGCAGGCGCCGACGGCGCACCCGGACCCGAAGGACCCGCAGGACCACAAGGACCCGAAGGACCGCAAGGACCCGCGGGAGCCGACGGCGCACCCGGACCCGCGGGAGCTGACGGCGCACCCGGACCCGAAGGACCACAAGGACCCGCGGGAGCCGACGGCGCACCCGGACCGGCAGGCGCCGACGGCGCACCCGGACCGGCAGGCGCCGACGGCGCACCCGGACCCGAAGGACCAACAGGACCGCAAGGACCGGAAGGCCCGCAAGGACCGCCCGGACCGCCCGGATCGGGAACTTTGAGTACCCCGACGACCAGGCCACCGGCTATCAGGACGCCGATTATCAGGGTGCCGATTATCACTGCCCCGAT
This window contains:
- a CDS encoding IS701 family transposase; translation: MTPEEMAPVRPRLETFAGQMLRRVLRRRDQLATGEAYVRGLMLDGRRKSMDPMAERLGVDTQRLQQFMADSTWDYEPVRENLTHWALERIGPRAVVIDDVGFPKDGLDSPGVARMYCGALGKTGNCQIGVSAHLVTDHASSAVNWRLFIPESWDPDKIDDAVQADVVRRRRDRCKIPLEVGHREKWRLALDMLDQMYDEWGVGTDLPVVFDSGYGDCTAFRLGLQDRGLSYVAAVSEDLSAFPGEALPELPEYSGQGRRPRPRYRDKPSNLRNLALAAGRGNLRRVTWRRGTRKTSGNPGAKMRSRFMVLPVRLANKDIPRGADGSVPERLLLVEWPAGEAEPTGYWITDLPAGISLREIVRLAKIRWRIEHDYRELNTGLGLKHFEGRSFFGWHRHVTLAALAQAFCTELRLDPKAPAPA
- a CDS encoding asparagine synthase-related protein — encoded protein: MRVYLGLAAKHPVAGIPETMLRRVRGAIDSAFPVPPEVIRSREWHRPGVTLFAWTNEPDDSRQPPPLVTGHDRVTGVNGYLAAPDEVNRLAGMTTLDTETVGGCFSVFRATEDELSAATAIHRVCPVYHAETPDVHVIGSRALLVHLACGERVDWDVLALQSMVRQGYFLSDETPYLGVSALPPSSSVTIRGGARTITTTPLPTAVPVPESRRRKKELVGELADALLVTVEPLRAAGEPVNLALTGGRDSRLIAAVLHAAGIPLRATTNGLDTHPDVILSRRVARALRIEHTVIPPARAEKKDAIVVEHPLARAYETLRTCEGMTSAYESVVGYLPYSARPTMSGQSGEILRAGGLLLLQSDLGEKALRRRVDVTFLRDPALFSEAANEHARELAGPWRERAPLEALDHMYVTYKVGRWHAGSRAGSLRRGDQIWPFLDNRVVRAALGLDQTWRLSEEVIYELLGVLAPSLGDIPIEGKPWRFTTGKRYYPWQRRPQVLTAPKTGGGGWNWRTSPGAELTGLMRDHVLGRLDLLTPIVNPDEVRTLFAEPVLKKPNQAWHLYTVATMLGGDYPGKEPKGLPRIHIPIPS